The proteins below come from a single Stomoxys calcitrans chromosome 1, idStoCalc2.1, whole genome shotgun sequence genomic window:
- the LOC106082381 gene encoding serine protease 1-like, producing the protein MKLLIVFALALVAVSAEELYQREIVVPVLEGDERITNGQTATVGQFPYQVGLSLKLSALSSAWCGGSIIGNQWVLTAAHCTDGVQSVTVYLGATVRTSAEVTYTVDKSNIIIHSGWNSNNLRNDISLIKIPSVAYSSRIQAARLPAISSSYSTYAGDYAIASGWGRISDSASVVTNNLQWARMQVITNSVCAATYGTSIVVSSNICVSTDGGVSTCNGDSGGPLVLESNKIQIGLTSFGAAAGCAKGYPAAFTRLTSYLDWIRINTGISY; encoded by the exons ATGAAACTCTTGATTGTCTTCGCCTTGGCTTTGGTCGCCGTCTCCGCCGAGGAGCTGTACCAACGCGAAATTGTCGTTCCCGTCTTGGAAGGTGATGAGCGTATCACCAATGGCCAGACTGCCACCGTTGGCCAATTCCCCTACCAAGTTGGTCTTTCCTTGAAACTCAGCGCCCTCTCCTCGGCCTGGTGCGGTGGTTCCATCATTGGCAACCAATGGGTTTTGACTGCTGCTCACTGTACCGATGG TGTCCAATCTGTCACTGTCTACTTGGGCGCTACTGTCCGCACTTCCGCTGAAGTCACCTACACCGTCGACAAGAGCAACATCATCATTCACTCCGGCTGGAACAGCAACAACTTGAGAAACGACATCTCTTTGATCAAGATTCCCTCTGTTGCCTACTCCTCCAGAATTCAAGCCGCCAGATTGCCCGCCATCTCCAGCTCTTATTCCACCTATGCCGGTGATTATGCCATCGCTTCTGGTTGGGGCCGTATCTCCGACTCTGCCTCTGTTGTCACCAACAACTTGCAATGGGCCCGCATGCAAGTCATCACCAACAGCGTTTGCGCCGCTACCTATGGTACCTCCATTGTTGTTTCCTCCAATATTTGCGTCTCGACCGACGGTGGTGTTTCCACCTGCAATGGTGACTCTGGCGGCCCATTGGTCTTGGAATCCAACaaaatccaaatcggtttgACTTCCTTCGGTGCTGCTGCCGGTTGTGCCAAGGGCTACCCAGCTGCCTTCACCCGCTTGACCAGCTACTTGGACTGGATTAGGATCAACACAGGCATCTCTTACTAG